In Spirochaeta thermophila DSM 6578, the DNA window GAATACCAGAACAGATGTTCCCTCAAATGTCGTGCGAGCGAATTGAGCATACGCTCCTCCCTTCTTTATGTGGTGTGTAGACCGCACAGGCCGGGGGCCTCGGGGATCGCGATGACCGTAGGTTCCGCCCACCAGAGAGTCAGCTCGAGGATGCCTCGAGCACCTTTGCCCTCTGTTGGAGGAGATCTTCCACCAAGGCGAGGATCCCGGCGACCTGGGGAGCAACAAGACGGTAGCGGACCTGTCGGCCCTCTTTGGTATCCTCCACAAGCCCTGCACTCTTGAGAAGGGCCAGGTGTTTGGAGACCGTGGAGAAATCCACATCGAGGGCAGCGACGAACTCACAGACGCATCGTGATTCCCTCGCGAGTTGTTCCAGCATCCAGAGCCGGGTGGGGTGCGCGAGAGCCTTGAGGATCGCGGCTTTCTCCTTGTAGCGACTTGCTACACGCTCGTCGAGTTCACGTTTTAAGGTGTCCATATTTGAAAAATTAACCAAATATTTCATGTGAGTCAATGCGACCCTTTCTCTTTTTTCTTCTCCACACTATACTTTTCTCCATGAGAGGCATCTCCTATTCGTCCGTTCTTTTCTTCCTTGTGGGGTTCTCTCTCCTTGCTGAGCCTTCAGAGCTTCCGGTCATACGGATCGTAGAGAAGCACAACTACTCCCTCACCAGGAACGGCCGTTATCAGGGACATCTCTACAGAGAGATGAGAGGACGGATCGAGGTCCACCCCTCATCCCACGGTCCCCACTACAGAGGTACCGCCTTCCTTCTGGAGAGCTTCACCCATCTTGCGCCTTCCGTCCCGCGGAGGGTGGATGAGATCATAGATGTGAACACCTATCCACTCGCTCTTCATTCGATGGACCTTCCCTCCTCCCCCTTTCCCTCTCACCAGGGAATCCCTGTCATACCACAGGACGGTATCCCTCTGGAGGGATCCTGGCAGGGCCCCGGGGTGGTGTACGTGGACCCCGAGGGCAAGGGAATGCCCACACGGGTGAACGTCCTGGTGGAGTACCGGTATCAGGGGACGACCTCGTACGAGGGAGAGGAGGTGTTCGTCCTGTGGGCCAGGTTCGGTCTCAGGTACAAGGGAGACGATCCAGAAGGTGACCCTCAGCTCGCAAAGAGCGAGGGCAGTCATGTGCTCACCATCTACCTCTCGAAGGACGGCGTACTCAGGTTCATCAAAGATACCTTCGACGATCGGTTCCTCTATAAGGACGGCACTACCCTTTCGGGGAAGGGCTTCAGCCTCATCTGGTATAGGGAGGTGGTCCCCTTCCTGCCCGGCACCACCATTGCACTCCTCTCCGAAAGTCTCTCTCCCCTGCTCTCTCCCACTCCTTCCCCTCTTGCGACACCAGAGCCCTCCACCACACTCACTTCCCCTTCCCCGGCAGAGGAACTCGCCTCCCTCGGTGAAGAAAACTCGGTAGAAAAGGTGCCTGAAGGTATAAAGATCACCCTGCGGACTCTCCACTTCCTCCCCGATCAGGCCGTCCTCCTCCCGGGGGAGGAGGCGAAGCTTGACATCCTCGCAGAGGCCCTCAAGAAGGCCCCCGACCGAACGATCCTGGTGGTGGGGCATACCGCTGATGTGGGAAAGCCCCAGGGACAGATGGCCCTCTCGGTGGCCCGGGCGAAGACCATCGTGGAGGAACTGGTGAAACGGGGGATCGAGCCCGACAGGCTCATCTATCTGGGTAAGGGGGGAACCGAGCCGGTCGCTCCGAACCACACCGAAGAGGGACGACGCCTCAACCGTCGGGTGGAGATCTTTCTGCTCGAGGACTAGTACCAGATTTCCACGGGGAGGCCGCAGGGATCCCGCTCCTCCTCCGCGGGAACTCTCTCCGCAGTCCCCTCCAGGATGCGCAGGGCACTCCAGAGCACCGCGCACGCGTCCACCACATGCTCGCGCCATATCACAGGGAGGGGGCCCACCACCTCCTCCATGCGCCTGCCACACCGTGGGAGAAAGAGGGCCTCATCGAGGAGCGAGATGCGGCAGCGCATCCCTTCCCGCGTGTGCTTGCTCTTCTCCACCGGTCTTCCTCCGTTCATGGCCGTGAAAGAGAGCTCGGGATGCACCTCCTTCACCCACTCCTGCCGGGAGGGATCTTCTCGCATCCACTCGTCGAGTTCACGAAGCGCGGGAAAGAGCCTGAAGCACTGCACCGAGATCCCCCCTCCGGCCTCCCGGTTTATCCCGAGTGCCTCCCTGTAGGTGGCCGCGCAAAGGCTCTCCCTCACCGGCGGGCTGAAGACGCACACCCCCCTCCTCCCCAGGCGCCTCCTCGCCTCCCTGTCGGCCCGCCTTCCGCCGGGCTCCCTCCTCGAGGGAAGGCCGATGGGCAGGTCGATCCCCACGAGGACAGGTCGTACATCGAGCAGCTCGCGGATGTGGCTCACCCTCTGGAGGCGCACATCAGAGCCATCCCACATCGCCACAGTCCATGCGCCCCCACCCCCGTCTATTCCCGCTACCCTCATGGGAGGGAAGGATACCACACTCCCCACTGAGTGCACATGGGTGTGCGACCATGCAGGTGAAACGGAATGGTGCCGGGACACAAATATTAGTATATTACTAATGTAAGGAGTGAGACATGAACATTCGATGGATCATTGTGGTGAGTCTTCTCATCGAAGGGAGTGTGCTTCTTGCCGCCGAGGAAGGTCTCCTGGTTCGTTCCGAAGAAGAGACATTCCTCCTGGTACAGACGCCGCACACCTTCTCCCATCCGTGGGGCATGGCAGTCCTTCCCGACGGACGCCTGCTCATCACCGAGCGGGAGGGGAATCTCTGGCTTGTGGACAGAGAGGAGAAGGTGCGGATCACCGGAACTCCGGCCGTGAGAGCCACAGGCCAGGGAGGCCTCCTCGATGTAGAGGTGGATCCGGCTTTTCCTGAGGAGCCGTACATCTACCTCACCTTCTCCGCACCGGGTGCTGGCGACACCTCGGGCACCGCCCTTGCGAGAGCCCGTCTCTCAGGAACGAGCCTCGAGGATGTGCGCATCCTCTGGGAAATGGAACGCAAGACCTCCTCCGGGAGGCACTTCGGCTCCCGCCTCGCCTGGGCCCCCGACGGTACCCTCTTCGTCTCCACCGGAGAGAGGGGCGAGCGGGACAGGGCGCAGGACCCCTCCGATACCGCCGGTAAGATCCTCAGGTTTAACAGAGACGGCAGCATTCCTTCCGACAACCCCTTTGTGGGGAGAACGGGCTTCCACCCTGCCATCTACTCCCTTGGTCATCGGAACGTACAGGGCCTTGCCGTCCATCCGGAGACGGGCATCCTCTGGGCCCACGAACACGGGCCGTTCGGGGGGGACGAGGTGAACATCGTCCTCCCGGGGAGAAACTACGGGTGGCCGGTCATCACCTACGGCAAGGAATACGGGACCCGGGCACCCATAGGAGAGGGGACCCACAAACCCGGCATGGAACAGCCGGTGATCTACTGGAGTCCTTCGATCGCCCCCTCCGGAATGCTCTTTTACACCGGAGACGCCTTTCCCCGATGGAAGGGCGACCTCTTCATCGGAGCCCTTGCTGGCACCCACCTGAGACGCCTCGTCCTGAAGGGAGATGACCTGGTCCACGAAGAGGTCCTGCTGAAGGACACGGTGGGAAGGGTGCGCGATGTGGCACAGGATCCCGCAGGCCGCATCCTTCTCCTCACCGACCACCCCAACGGCAGACTCTACGTGCTCGAGCCGCCCGCACGATGAATCGGTTCGAAGGCTCGTTTCGATCATGTAGCTCACCGACTCTTGTTTCCTTGACAGGGAAAGAGCCGGGGGGTATGGTGAATGTTCGAGAGCGTGGCACGAGAGTCGAGTATGGTTCCGACCCTGTATCGCGAAGTTCTCCTCCTCATAGAGGAACGGCTGAGAGATATGCCGCATCCCTGGGTGATCACCGGTAGCCTGGGGATGGTTCTGCAGGGGCTTCCGCTCGAGATCCACGATATCGATATCCAGACCGACGGGGAGGGCGCCTACGAGATTGAAGCCCGCCTGAGTGAATACGTCACGCGGCCGGTTGAGTACACCAGATCGGAGCGAGTCCGCTCCCATCTGGGTGCGTGCATGATTGGTACCGTCAAAGTCGAGATAATGGGGGCGATCCAGAAACGACTACCTGATGGTACATGGGAGTCTCCAGTAGACGTGAGGCCGCATAGATGCTGGATTAGCTTGAACGGCAGAAAGATCCCCGTACTTTCACTGGAATACGAATACCATGCGTATCGAACCCTCGGGAGGCTCGAGAGAACGGCCCTGATAAGGGAATGGCTGGAGAAACACCCGCCGACCTGCAGGTGAGTCACGCGTTTCTAGAGGGTGCTTCCTTGATCTTTAAGAACTTTTCGCGCTCAGACCGAAATTCGTTTTTCCATGGTTCACAAACGCGAGAGGACTCCCCCCTTCCACATCTCGTCCCTACTCGTCCACCCCAGATGATTCAATCCATAGAGAAGAAATCACACTTCGTATTTTTTACCGTAACATCGTCTACGTCT includes these proteins:
- a CDS encoding nucleotidyltransferase domain-containing protein, producing MVPTLYREVLLLIEERLRDMPHPWVITGSLGMVLQGLPLEIHDIDIQTDGEGAYEIEARLSEYVTRPVEYTRSERVRSHLGACMIGTVKVEIMGAIQKRLPDGTWESPVDVRPHRCWISLNGRKIPVLSLEYEYHAYRTLGRLERTALIREWLEKHPPTCR
- a CDS encoding DUF429 domain-containing protein, which codes for MRVAGIDGGGGAWTVAMWDGSDVRLQRVSHIRELLDVRPVLVGIDLPIGLPSRREPGGRRADREARRRLGRRGVCVFSPPVRESLCAATYREALGINREAGGGISVQCFRLFPALRELDEWMREDPSRQEWVKEVHPELSFTAMNGGRPVEKSKHTREGMRCRISLLDEALFLPRCGRRMEEVVGPLPVIWREHVVDACAVLWSALRILEGTAERVPAEEERDPCGLPVEIWY
- a CDS encoding PQQ-dependent sugar dehydrogenase, which translates into the protein MNIRWIIVVSLLIEGSVLLAAEEGLLVRSEEETFLLVQTPHTFSHPWGMAVLPDGRLLITEREGNLWLVDREEKVRITGTPAVRATGQGGLLDVEVDPAFPEEPYIYLTFSAPGAGDTSGTALARARLSGTSLEDVRILWEMERKTSSGRHFGSRLAWAPDGTLFVSTGERGERDRAQDPSDTAGKILRFNRDGSIPSDNPFVGRTGFHPAIYSLGHRNVQGLAVHPETGILWAHEHGPFGGDEVNIVLPGRNYGWPVITYGKEYGTRAPIGEGTHKPGMEQPVIYWSPSIAPSGMLFYTGDAFPRWKGDLFIGALAGTHLRRLVLKGDDLVHEEVLLKDTVGRVRDVAQDPAGRILLLTDHPNGRLYVLEPPAR
- a CDS encoding OmpA family protein, with translation MRGISYSSVLFFLVGFSLLAEPSELPVIRIVEKHNYSLTRNGRYQGHLYREMRGRIEVHPSSHGPHYRGTAFLLESFTHLAPSVPRRVDEIIDVNTYPLALHSMDLPSSPFPSHQGIPVIPQDGIPLEGSWQGPGVVYVDPEGKGMPTRVNVLVEYRYQGTTSYEGEEVFVLWARFGLRYKGDDPEGDPQLAKSEGSHVLTIYLSKDGVLRFIKDTFDDRFLYKDGTTLSGKGFSLIWYREVVPFLPGTTIALLSESLSPLLSPTPSPLATPEPSTTLTSPSPAEELASLGEENSVEKVPEGIKITLRTLHFLPDQAVLLPGEEAKLDILAEALKKAPDRTILVVGHTADVGKPQGQMALSVARAKTIVEELVKRGIEPDRLIYLGKGGTEPVAPNHTEEGRRLNRRVEIFLLED
- a CDS encoding ArsR/SmtB family transcription factor, with amino-acid sequence MDTLKRELDERVASRYKEKAAILKALAHPTRLWMLEQLARESRCVCEFVAALDVDFSTVSKHLALLKSAGLVEDTKEGRQVRYRLVAPQVAGILALVEDLLQQRAKVLEASSS